From one Bos javanicus breed banteng chromosome 15, ARS-OSU_banteng_1.0, whole genome shotgun sequence genomic stretch:
- the LOC133261521 gene encoding olfactory receptor 5B12-like, with translation MTPKNSTEVTEFILAGITDDPQLQIPLFLVFTLIYLLTLVGNLRVITLILLDSRLHTPMYVFLSHLSLMDFGYSTAVTPKVMAGFLTGDKVISYHACAAQFFFFAVFLIMETFILASMAYDRHAAVCQPLHYTNIMTPRVCASMVVGSYVLSFLEASVHTWNIFSLSFCRSRVIDHFFCDATPLLALSCSDNKRSEIVFFILASFNIISSVLIILISYLFIFVTILRMHSSEGHQKAFSTCASHLTSISIFYGTGAFMYLQPGSHHSMSTDKMASVFYAIIIPMLNPLIYSLRNKEVKSAFHRLCGKQRLL, from the coding sequence ATGACCCCAAAGAACAGTACAGAGGTGACTGAGTTCATTCTCGCCGGGATAACTGATGACCCACAACTGCAGATCCCACTCTTTCTAGTGTTCACACTCATCTACCTCCTCACTCTGGTTGGGAACCTGCGGGTGATCACGCTGATCCTGCTGGACTCTCGTCTCCACACTCCCATGTACGTCTTCCTCAGCCACCTCTCCCTGATGGACTTTGGTTACTCCACAGCCGTCACTCCCAAAGTGATGGCTGGATTCCTCACGGGAGACAAGGTCATTTCCTACCATGCTTGTGCTGCtcagtttttcttctttgctgtctTTCTCATTATGGAAACTTTTATCTTGGCCTCAATGGCCTATGACCGTCATGCAGCGGTGTGTCAACCACTCCATTACACCAACATCATGACACCAAGGGTGTGTGCCTCGATGGTTGTAGGGTCctatgttcttagttttctggagGCCTCTGTGCACACTTGGAACATATTCAGTCTCTCTTTCTGCAGATCCAGGGTGATTGATCACTTTTTCTGTGATGCTACTCCTCTCCTGGCTCTCTCATGCTCAGACAACAAGAGAAGTGagattgtgtttttcattttggcAAGCTTCAATATCATCTCTTCTGTCCTGATCATCTTGATCTCTTACCTGTTTATCTTTGTCACCATTCTGAGGATGCACTCATCTGAAGGACATCAGAAGGCCTTTTCCACCTGTGCGTCCCACCTCACTTCCATCTCCATCTTCTATGGGACAGGCGCCTTCATGTACCTACAGCCCGGCTCCCACCATTCCATGAGCACAGACAAGATGGCATCTGTGTTCTACGCCATAATCATCCCCATGCTGAATCCTCTGATCTATAGTCTGCGGAACAAAGAGGTCAAGAGCGCCTTTCACAGGCTGTGTGGAAAGCAACGTCTTCTATAA